One window from the genome of Bacillus carboniphilus encodes:
- a CDS encoding serine hydrolase: METKGIIDVKNEIEKVVSGLNGTLGVAIKDLVDGEEIHVNSSEWFPTASTFKIFILVELFKQVQEGKLSLDDRLTIHSEFQAPGGGVLKDWQPGLNPTVKDLATVMIQISDNTATDMLFDKLGIHNINKTLQEFGYDEINVVITAKEILFSLVGLDQEDLSDKAWPEILAEFERRRGHSEYNLNGKYDSDQKDNNVATPRCVTSLVSDLYHGRVINREASDGIIGIMKRQLYRNQIHKYLPKHVVVANKPGGVEGVRADSGIVFADRPFVITCFTKNLEKVVDGEEAIARVSKIAYDYIMSK, from the coding sequence GTGGAAACAAAGGGTATTATTGACGTGAAAAATGAAATCGAGAAGGTCGTCAGTGGATTAAACGGTACCTTAGGAGTTGCCATCAAAGATTTAGTAGATGGGGAAGAAATTCATGTGAATTCAAGTGAGTGGTTCCCGACTGCAAGCACGTTTAAGATTTTTATTCTCGTAGAATTGTTTAAGCAAGTTCAGGAAGGCAAGCTGAGTTTAGATGATCGTCTAACCATCCATTCAGAATTCCAAGCCCCTGGAGGTGGAGTTTTGAAAGATTGGCAGCCTGGTTTGAATCCAACCGTAAAGGACTTGGCGACCGTCATGATCCAGATTAGTGATAATACAGCGACGGATATGCTTTTCGACAAACTTGGAATTCACAATATCAATAAGACCTTACAAGAATTTGGATATGACGAGATCAACGTTGTAATAACCGCTAAGGAAATTTTATTTAGTTTAGTAGGTTTGGATCAAGAAGATTTATCAGATAAAGCCTGGCCAGAAATTTTAGCAGAATTTGAACGAAGAAGAGGGCACTCCGAATATAATCTGAACGGAAAATATGATAGTGACCAAAAGGATAACAATGTAGCGACTCCTCGTTGTGTGACAAGCTTAGTTTCGGATTTGTACCATGGAAGAGTAATCAACCGCGAGGCCTCAGATGGCATTATTGGGATTATGAAACGCCAGCTTTACCGTAATCAAATTCATAAATACTTGCCGAAGCATGTGGTCGTTGCCAATAAGCCTGGTGGAGTAGAAGGAGTAAGGGCGGATTCTGGAATCGTCTTTGCAGATAGGCCGTTTGTTATTACCTGTTTTACGAAAAACCTTGAAAAAGTGGTAGATGGAGAAGAGGCTATTGCTCGAGTGAGTAAAATCGCATACGACTATATCATGTCAAAGTAA